The window GCCCCGGATCGAGGATGGAACGATCCACATGCGACTCGGCGGCAAAGTGAACAACCGTGTCAATTTTATATTCGCGAAATAATTTTTCGATCAAATCCTTGTCACAAATATCGCCTTTGACAAATTTATATTTTGGATGATTTTCCACTTCTCGCAAATTCTCTAAATTCCCCGCGTAAGTAAGTTTATCTAAGTTAACAATAGAATCGCTAGGGTGTTCCTTAACCCAATATTTGATGAAGTTCGAGCCAATGAATCCAGCACCTCCTGTGACTAGTATTTTCATATTAAGCAAGGCTTATAACACTATCATCTCCAACCACTATACTACTTACATTCGGTGCGCCGCCATTCTTTTTAATCTTGGCGTTAGAACCAATTAAGCTTGACGAAACATTTTGCAAATTGGTAAGGCTTGCCCCATTCATTAAAATGCTATTTTCTATTTCGGAATTTACAATTTGACAGTTGTCACCCACCGCAGTATAGGCACCAATTTTGGAATTCTTAATAATTACATTTTCACCAATAACTACGGGTCCGAGTATATTTGAGTTTTCTATAATTGATCCAATACCCAATTTTATATCGCCCACTACTTTTGAATTTGCATCAATTTTTCCCTTTACCTCAAAACCGTCAAATTTATCCAGAACTAGCCTGTTTGCCTCTATTAAATCTTCCATTCTCCCTGTATCTTTCCACCATCCCGTAATGTTGTAATACCCAACCTTGTATCCGTGATTAATTAAATACCGGTAAACTCCCGAGGTTATCTCGTATTCCCCCCGGTTTGACGGCACAATGGCATCCTTTCCACTAAAAGCCTTAAAGGCGTTGGAGTCGAAAAAATAAATCCCCGCCCCGCCTAGATGGTTGGGTTTGGGGTTTTGCGGCTTTTCTTCCACTCTCACCACCCTATCACCTTCTATTTCTGCCACCCCCCAAGCTTTTAACTTTTCCAAATCGTCAACTTTAACTAAGGACATTACGGCATTTTTATCAGATTTTGCAAAATCCTCTACAAAAACCTTAATTCCAAGAGCCGAGACATTATCCCCCAAATACATTACAAATTTATCCGTCCCGCGCAAAAATTCTTCCGAAATCTTTAGACAATGACCAATCCCCAGTGGCTTTTCTTGAAAAATATAGGTAAGAGATACTCCAAATGTAGAGCCGTCACCAAGTAGGTTTTCTATTTCGGCGCGGGTTTCGTTGACAATAATTCCAATCTCTTTTATTCCGGCATCCCGTATTTGTTCTAGCGGATACAGGATCATCGGCTTATTAGCAATGGGCAAAAGATGTTTATTGTTGGAGTGGGTAAAGGGTCTTAAACGCGTTCCTCGCCCGCCAGCTGTAATTATTGCTTTCATGGCAAATCTTTGTACCATTGCGGGGTAGACAAAAACCACTCATAAGTTTTCTGAATGCCTTCCCTAAAACTTGTCTTCGGAACATATCCCAACAATTTTTTTGCTTTAGAAATATCGGCAAAAGTTCTAGTTACTTCCCCTCTCCTTACAGGCATAAATTTAATTTTAGCTTTCTTCCCCACCACTTCCTCCGTTGTTGTTATCAATTCACCGAGGGTAATAGGTTCGGAATTTCCTAAATTAAAAATTTCATAATCAAAACGGTTCTCTAAAGCAGCATTTATACCCCAACAAATATCGTCAATATAAGTATAATCTCTGCTTGTTAAATCCAAATCTTGATAAATAGGCAAAGTATTCCCGTTATAAATTTTTCTTATAAACGAAATTCCAGCCATATCCGGCCTCTGTCTGGGACCAAATGCGTTAAAAAATCTCAAACAGGATATATTTGTACCAAACTGATAAGAATATGTATAAGCAATAACCTCATCGCATTTTTTGGTAGCGGCATAAACAGATATTGGCCTGCTAACTCCAAAAGTTTCCTTAAACGGAACTTTCTCGCAATTACCATAAACAGAAGAGGACGATGCCAACACAACATCATAAATCCCATAATTTCGCGCCATTTCCAAAAGATTTAGAGTACCCATAAGATTTGTGTTTCCATACAAAATGGGTTTTTTAAAAGAGGTGGTAACCCCCGCCCACGCAGCCAGATGCACTATAGAATCTATTCCCCAACCAGAAAAAAGGTTGGATAAAAAATCCTCATTTGTTATATCTCCTTCAACTAAAACAAAATTATCATTTTTTAGATAACCCTCTACATTAAACCGCTTAATTCGAGGGTTGTAAAACTCATTAAAATTATCAAGCCCCACAACAAAGTGGCCTTTTTTCAACAAAGTATTCAACAGATTAGAACCGATAAAACCCGCGACTCCAGTTAATAGTATATTCATACTAAATTATTAATAACATCCTCCATTTTTTTAGCCCGTGTGGACCAATCGTATTCGCTTTTAACCTTATCCACATTAATTTTAGGAGGGCTATCTAGAATGTGCCTTATTTTATTTGCAATATATTCGGGCTCGAGCTTTAATATACGTTGACAATACTCATTTATAACAGCTTCCGTTTTACGCTCGGGTCTAGGAATGTAGCAAAGAACCGGTTTGCTACTTGCTAGCGCTTCTATTATACGAATATGACTAGATTTACGCACAGAAGGAAGCACTACAATATCGCAAGTTTGATAATATTGTATGTACTCTCTGTAAAATACATTTTCTTTTACAGTTACCCTATTATCTAAATTAAGTTTTGAAATTTTATCTTTTAACTTTTGTAAAAATTTTACTTCAGCATCTCCTACAATCATTAAACTGTAATCTTTAGGAAGCTTTGTTAACACTTCAACTAACAAATCCGCCTTGCCATAAGAAGAAATATAATCGCAATACAGGATAACCTTTTTTCCTTCAAAAGAGTAAGAACTCCTAAGACCCTTGAACTTCGTGGAGTAGTGTCTTGAATCTATACCAGGAAACAAGACATCGCTGTAACTATTTTCACCCACCCCAAGGTCCTCTAATATCTCCCAAGACTCTCCGTAAACGAAATCGGCGGTTTTCAAAGCCATTTTTTCAGCTATTCTGCGTAGCGGTAATTCCAAATGCCTCTCTAAAAAGCTTGCCTCTTCGCCATGAACTCTCCATATTTCCTCTGTTTGAGACGCCACTGTATGAAAATAAGCTATATAAGGAGTTTTATCTAGTTTTCCAAAAAGCAATTTGTATAAACTAAACCAAAATGTAACATGGTTATGCCCAATGACAACATCAACTTTATTGAACATCTTCAAATAGAGGTATCCAAAAAGAGAAAAAGGGGATGTGGAAAAAAAATGTCCCAACCCTGGTATCAAATGAGGTACTCCGATAATCCGTAAATTCCTATGCGACATAACAGGTTTGTCAAAACCTCCTTTAATTACAGTAACCTCGTTGCCAGGCAACCTAACTTGAGCTTTGATAAGCTCATAAATATTGGGGGCTATGCCAAACCAAGGCAGAGGATATTCGTAGGTAATATGTAAGATCTTCATATATTTTTTCCGATCACAAGAGATATTTTAGCACAATGTGACTTCTGGTACACTCTTGACAGACTATAGGTTTTTATGGTACAATGCCGACATTGTGGCTTGGATTGCCAAGTTGCACAAAACCCCACACTCAAAAAGGAGTCTTCGATGGAAAAGTTCGTCGTGGGGACTCGGTTCTTCGAGTCCAAAGCGGAAAACGCTGAAGCGTCTTTGAGGAAGCTTCGAGCGTTCGTTCTCGGTGCCCTCGCATCCGGAGCCGAGAAAGTCTATGTCGCAGTAAATGTGGCAGAGGACAAGTCCGGCGCCTTGAACGCTCCGTGGGGCGAGAAGGTCGTCGTGTTCGGCGTCCAACCATGGGGCAAGTTCGTAATGCCCCTAAATGCGATTCTCCTTGCCGCTCGCAAGGAACTGGCAACTGGAGTAGGCATGCTGTTCGCATCAACAGAGGTCGTCCTGAACGCCAAGGTCGTCATGTCGCTCATGGATCACATGGACAGGAAAACGTATGTGGTCGGGGCAGCAATGCTAGGGCATGATTTCCAACAAGGATATCACGGCCCGGCAAACGGCCGTATGTTCCCATGGAACACGCTCGCGCTGTGGAACCCGGAGTATCTCTATCCCATTGGTTTCCCCCTCATCGGCGACGGCATTCCGGAGGATCCAAGCACGGCCGGGGTCGAGGAGTTGGCGACAGGATCTGCCCTAGAGGACCTCAGGTCGTCAATCGCCAAGCTCGTGACAATCGAAGGGGTAGCGTGGGACACCTCAAGCTTTGACCCAGAACGCTTGGCTAAGCACAACGCCAAGATGGCCTCCAAGGTCACCCGCCCCGCAGAACAACTCGAATGGGCTCAGTTGTCCGAACCGACCGTCATCCACATCTAGGATGACACAAATCGTGCGGAGGTTAGTATTAAGGAGCAATCCCCTAAAAAGGAATGATCCCCAAAACTAATTTTCCGCACGATGCAGTATTTTTAAACTGAATTTCTTTATCTTTATAGTATTATCTCTCGTTAGAAAGGTAT is drawn from Patescibacteria group bacterium and contains these coding sequences:
- a CDS encoding GDP-mannose 4,6-dehydratase is translated as MKILVTGGAGFIGSNFIKYWVKEHPSDSIVNLDKLTYAGNLENLREVENHPKYKFVKGDICDKDLIEKLFREYKIDTVVHFAAESHVDRSILDPG
- a CDS encoding glucose-1-phosphate thymidylyltransferase, with the protein product MKAIITAGGRGTRLRPFTHSNNKHLLPIANKPMILYPLEQIRDAGIKEIGIIVNETRAEIENLLGDGSTFGVSLTYIFQEKPLGIGHCLKISEEFLRGTDKFVMYLGDNVSALGIKVFVEDFAKSDKNAVMSLVKVDDLEKLKAWGVAEIEGDRVVRVEEKPQNPKPNHLGGAGIYFFDSNAFKAFSGKDAIVPSNRGEYEITSGVYRYLINHGYKVGYYNITGWWKDTGRMEDLIEANRLVLDKFDGFEVKGKIDANSKVVGDIKLGIGSIIENSNILGPVVIGENVIIKNSKIGAYTAVGDNCQIVNSEIENSILMNGASLTNLQNVSSSLIGSNAKIKKNGGAPNVSSIVVGDDSVISLA
- a CDS encoding GDP-mannose 4,6-dehydratase, with translation MNILLTGVAGFIGSNLLNTLLKKGHFVVGLDNFNEFYNPRIKRFNVEGYLKNDNFVLVEGDITNEDFLSNLFSGWGIDSIVHLAAWAGVTTSFKKPILYGNTNLMGTLNLLEMARNYGIYDVVLASSSSVYGNCEKVPFKETFGVSRPISVYAATKKCDEVIAYTYSYQFGTNISCLRFFNAFGPRQRPDMAGISFIRKIYNGNTLPIYQDLDLTSRDYTYIDDICWGINAALENRFDYEIFNLGNSEPITLGELITTTEEVVGKKAKIKFMPVRRGEVTRTFADISKAKKLLGYVPKTSFREGIQKTYEWFLSTPQWYKDLP
- a CDS encoding glycosyltransferase family 4 protein: MKILHITYEYPLPWFGIAPNIYELIKAQVRLPGNEVTVIKGGFDKPVMSHRNLRIIGVPHLIPGLGHFFSTSPFSLFGYLYLKMFNKVDVVIGHNHVTFWFSLYKLLFGKLDKTPYIAYFHTVASQTEEIWRVHGEEASFLERHLELPLRRIAEKMALKTADFVYGESWEILEDLGVGENSYSDVLFPGIDSRHYSTKFKGLRSSYSFEGKKVILYCDYISSYGKADLLVEVLTKLPKDYSLMIVGDAEVKFLQKLKDKISKLNLDNRVTVKENVFYREYIQYYQTCDIVVLPSVRKSSHIRIIEALASSKPVLCYIPRPERKTEAVINEYCQRILKLEPEYIANKIRHILDSPPKINVDKVKSEYDWSTRAKKMEDVINNLV